One genomic segment of Deltaproteobacteria bacterium includes these proteins:
- a CDS encoding AbrB/MazE/SpoVT family DNA-binding domain-containing protein: MQITRSFKSEIKTRGQLTIPKKLRDTLNLEEGQEVSIIPVGDSFVVTPRRLELDEARRQIRQILKRSSCSIQEVMEGLQEERASLYSELYGKKND, translated from the coding sequence ATGCAAATCACTAGATCCTTCAAGTCAGAGATCAAAACCCGGGGACAGCTTACCATTCCCAAGAAGCTCAGAGATACCCTCAATCTGGAAGAAGGTCAGGAGGTGTCCATCATTCCTGTGGGGGATTCTTTTGTGGTTACCCCCAGAAGGCTCGAGCTCGATGAGGCGCGTCGGCAGATACGGCAGATACTCAAACGCTCCAGTTGTTCAATTCAGGAAGTAATGGAAGGCTTGCAGGAGGAACGCGCATCACTTTACTCTGAGCTCTATGGCAAAAAAAACGATTAA
- a CDS encoding PIN domain-containing protein yields the protein MAKKTIKIFLDSNVILSGLFSETGPPRIILDILCAHIPGVSGVTGHYNLMEIERNIKKKMPQVYPVYEKYMPLLNLKIIPLPSSDDIQEHSGHVRDKDTPVIVSALHSGADYLVTGDKKDFGTLARSRSFTFRIVNPSEMLDIFGRYLGHTKNPRLLKREQE from the coding sequence ATGGCAAAAAAAACGATTAAGATATTTCTTGATTCAAATGTAATATTATCGGGCTTGTTTTCAGAAACAGGCCCTCCTCGTATTATTCTCGATATTCTTTGCGCACACATCCCCGGGGTAAGCGGCGTGACCGGTCATTACAATCTCATGGAGATCGAACGCAACATCAAAAAGAAAATGCCTCAGGTGTATCCCGTATATGAAAAATATATGCCACTCTTAAATTTAAAGATCATTCCCCTGCCTTCATCAGATGATATTCAAGAACATTCCGGTCATGTGCGGGATAAAGACACCCCCGTAATTGTTTCTGCACTCCACAGTGGCGCTGACTATCTTGTGACCGGAGATAAAAAGGATTTCGGCACATTAGCAAGGTCAAGATCATTTACCTTCCGCATTGTAAATCCCTCTGAAATGCTCGATATCTTTGGAAGGTACCTGGGTCATACAAAAAACCCCCGACTTTTAAAACGGGAACAAGAATGA
- a CDS encoding endonuclease domain-containing protein — MLPYKPNLKLHSRNLRKNMTDSELILWQRLRRKQILNIQFYCQKPIGDYIVDFYAPMAKLVVEIDGSQHKDEENVEKDRIRDETLADMGLSVLRFHSNEVLRETDAVVEVIYRTVKRKINIKSP; from the coding sequence ATGCTACCATACAAACCAAACCTCAAGCTCCACTCACGCAACCTCAGAAAAAACATGACAGACAGCGAACTGATCCTCTGGCAACGGTTGCGAAGAAAACAAATCCTTAATATACAGTTCTACTGTCAAAAACCGATCGGCGATTACATCGTGGATTTCTATGCGCCAATGGCAAAGCTCGTGGTCGAGATCGATGGTTCGCAACATAAGGATGAAGAGAATGTTGAAAAAGACCGCATCCGTGATGAAACGTTAGCCGATATGGGTTTATCGGTATTACGGTTTCATTCCAATGAAGTGTTGAGAGAAACAGATGCAGTTGTTGAGGTCATCTACAGGACTGTTAAAAGGAAGATTAATATAAAATCCCCCTGA